The Arsenophonus sp. genome contains a region encoding:
- the gshA gene encoding glutamate--cysteine ligase: MIPDISKSLIWLRENPNILCSLRYIKRGVEREGLRITQSGKLANTLHPKVFGKALTHPWITTDFSESLLEFITPTHTDVKYILTFLQDLYRYSILNLNGELIWPLSMPCFIDNPNNIIIAKYGDSNIGRFKTLYREGLKHRYGSLMQIISGVHYNFSFPSIFWNEWKKNNFQNKRNLSISDGYFNLIRNYYRFNWLIPYLFGTSPAISGSFLQGKEKRFFLKKGVKNTYYLPYATSLRMSSLGYTNDIQDKLTISYNNLKNYIKNLKNAMSKPFAKFSKLGIKNKIGQYIQINTNLLQIENEFYAPIRPKRILKNHRSLIDALSKDGIEYLEIRILDINPFNHIGVDKLQINFLDLFLIWCLCADSPPMNKKEFKVCKINFKNVVLKGRKPGQVIYVLNKKTLIPIREVAKSFFHDLLKIAYLLDMALNTKYEKICIKLMNMVENPELTYSGQLLSSILEKGIDEYGLELAKNYYQKVKKESYQILNNNDFYHKKLYSIEKQKRLEKENKISFDDYLKMYFLKKY, translated from the coding sequence TTGATTCCAGATATTTCAAAATCACTAATATGGTTGAGAGAAAATCCTAATATTTTATGCTCTCTTCGTTATATTAAAAGAGGAGTTGAACGTGAGGGTTTAAGGATTACTCAATCAGGAAAATTAGCAAATACTTTGCATCCAAAAGTATTTGGAAAAGCATTAACTCATCCTTGGATTACTACAGATTTTTCTGAATCTTTATTAGAATTTATTACTCCAACACATACTGATGTTAAATATATTTTAACATTTTTACAAGATTTATATCGGTATAGTATTTTAAATTTAAATGGTGAATTGATATGGCCATTAAGTATGCCTTGTTTTATAGATAATCCAAATAATATTATAATTGCAAAATATGGAGATTCTAACATTGGTCGTTTTAAGACATTATACAGAGAAGGATTAAAACATAGATATGGATCTTTAATGCAGATAATTTCTGGAGTACACTATAATTTCTCTTTTCCATCTATATTTTGGAATGAATGGAAAAAAAATAATTTTCAAAATAAAAGAAATCTCAGTATCTCAGATGGTTATTTTAATTTAATTCGTAATTATTATCGTTTTAATTGGTTAATTCCTTATTTATTTGGTACATCTCCTGCTATTTCCGGTTCTTTTCTGCAAGGCAAAGAAAAAAGGTTTTTTTTAAAAAAAGGAGTTAAAAATACTTATTATTTACCATATGCAACTTCATTAAGAATGAGTAGTTTGGGTTATACAAATGATATTCAAGATAAATTAACTATTTCATATAATAATTTAAAAAATTATATTAAGAATTTAAAAAATGCTATGAGTAAGCCATTTGCTAAATTTTCAAAATTAGGAATTAAGAATAAAATAGGACAATATATTCAGATTAATACTAATTTATTACAAATAGAAAATGAATTTTATGCTCCAATTAGACCAAAAAGAATTCTTAAAAATCATAGATCTTTAATTGATGCTTTATCAAAAGATGGAATTGAATATCTTGAAATAAGAATATTAGATATTAATCCATTTAATCATATTGGTGTAGATAAATTACAAATAAATTTTTTAGATCTTTTTCTTATTTGGTGTCTTTGTGCAGATTCACCTCCAATGAATAAAAAAGAATTTAAAGTTTGTAAAATAAATTTTAAAAATGTAGTCCTTAAAGGAAGAAAACCTGGTCAGGTTATTTATGTATTGAATAAAAAAACTTTAATACCAATTAGAGAAGTAGCAAAATCTTTTTTTCATGATTTGTTAAAAATTGCGTATCTTTTAGATATGGCATTAAATACGAAATACGAAAAAATATGTATAAAACTAATGAATATGGTAGAAAATCCAGAGTTAACATATTCAGGTCAATTATTATCATCTATATTAGAAAAAGGTATTGATGAATATGGATTAGAATTGGCTAAAAATTATTATCAAAAAGTAAAGAAAGAGAGTTATCAAATTCTTAATAATAATGATTTTTATCATAAAAAATTATATTCAATAGAAAAGCAAAAAAGATTAGAAAAAGAGAATAAAATTAGTTTTGACGATTATTTAAAAATGTATTTTTTAAAAAAATATTAA
- a CDS encoding ABC transporter permease: MIKIYWTAMKTIWIKEIMRFIRIWIQTLFPPIMTISLYFIIFGNLIGTKIGDMEGVNYIEFIVPGLIMMSVITNSYANVCSSFFGAKFQKSIEELLIAPVPNHVIIIGFVGGGVARGILVGILVTMISIFFIPLNIHSWLAVIITILMTAILFSLAGLLNAIFAKTFDDISIIPTFILTPLTYLGGVFYSLTVLPDIWKTISKLNPIVYMISGLRYGFLGIKIVNFPITVVILTTFIIILYTMIWKLMEMGKGIKN, translated from the coding sequence ATGATAAAAATATATTGGACAGCAATGAAAACTATTTGGATAAAAGAAATAATGAGATTCATTAGAATATGGATACAAACGCTATTTCCTCCAATAATGACCATTTCACTATATTTTATTATTTTTGGAAATTTAATTGGAACAAAAATAGGTGATATGGAAGGAGTAAATTATATTGAATTTATTGTTCCTGGATTAATTATGATGTCAGTAATAACTAATTCTTATGCAAATGTTTGTTCTTCTTTCTTTGGAGCAAAATTTCAAAAAAGTATTGAAGAACTGCTAATAGCACCAGTTCCCAATCATGTTATAATTATAGGTTTTGTTGGTGGTGGTGTAGCTAGAGGAATTCTAGTAGGTATTTTAGTTACTATGATTTCTATTTTTTTTATACCTTTAAATATTCATTCATGGTTAGCTGTAATTATTACAATATTAATGACTGCTATTTTATTTTCTTTAGCAGGATTATTAAATGCTATTTTTGCAAAAACATTTGATGATATCAGTATTATTCCAACTTTTATTTTGACTCCTTTAACTTATTTAGGTGGAGTATTTTACTCTTTAACTGTACTTCCAGATATATGGAAAACGATATCTAAATTAAATCCAATTGTATACATGATAAGTGGATTACGTTATGGTTTTCTAGGAATTAAAATTGTAAATTTTCCAATTACTGTTGTTATATTAACAACATTTATAATCATATTATATACTATGATTTGGAAATTAATGGAAATGGGGAAGGGTATTAAAAATTAA
- a CDS encoding ABC transporter ATP-binding protein: MSYSLELIKVTKTYPGNIKALKGINLSVKIGDFYALLGPNGAGKSTTISIVTSLVNKTSGIVKIFGYNLDKNIVQVKRQLGLVPQEFNFNPFETVLQIVLNQAGYYGVPRKLAKLRAEMYLSQLSLWNKRNECARDLSGGMKRRLMLARALMHQPKLLILDEPTAGVDIELRRSMWNFLKKLNQNGTTIILTTHYLEEAETLCRNIGIIHNGKLIKNTSMKTLLNQSNLKTFIFDLKPNSPQPKIKGYKIKIIDHLTLEVNLSKNQNLNDLFFQLSKQKIYIINMRNKINRLEEFFLNLLTNNKK, from the coding sequence ATGAGTTATTCTCTAGAATTAATTAAAGTCACTAAAACATATCCAGGAAATATTAAAGCTTTAAAAGGCATAAATCTATCAGTAAAAATAGGTGATTTTTATGCTTTATTAGGACCAAATGGAGCAGGAAAATCTACTACAATCAGCATTGTTACTTCACTAGTAAATAAAACAAGTGGAATTGTAAAAATATTTGGATACAATTTAGATAAAAATATTGTTCAAGTAAAACGTCAATTAGGATTAGTTCCACAAGAATTTAATTTTAACCCGTTCGAAACTGTTTTACAAATTGTTTTAAATCAAGCAGGTTATTATGGAGTACCACGTAAATTGGCAAAATTAAGAGCAGAAATGTATCTTTCACAACTTTCTCTATGGAATAAAAGAAATGAATGTGCACGAGATCTATCTGGAGGAATGAAACGTCGTCTTATGCTTGCAAGAGCACTAATGCATCAACCAAAACTACTGATATTAGATGAACCTACTGCAGGAGTAGATATAGAATTACGTAGATCAATGTGGAATTTTTTAAAAAAATTAAATCAAAATGGTACTACGATTATCTTAACCACACATTACCTTGAAGAAGCAGAAACATTATGTCGAAATATTGGTATCATACATAATGGAAAGTTAATAAAAAATACAAGTATGAAAACTTTATTGAATCAATCTAATTTAAAAACTTTTATTTTTGATTTAAAACCAAATAGTCCTCAACCAAAAATTAAAGGGTACAAAATAAAAATTATTGATCATTTAACATTAGAAGTTAATTTATCAAAAAATCAAAACCTAAATGATTTATTTTTTCAATTATCCAAACAAAAAATTTATATAATTAATATGAGAAACAAAATTAATCGATTAGAAGAATTTTTTTTAAACTTATTAACAAACAATAAAAAATAA
- the hpt gene encoding hypoxanthine phosphoribosyltransferase, which yields MKPIIKIMITELNIKNRINEMASSIVEYYRDNTNELLLVGLLKGSFIFMADLCRKINIPHEVDFMIVSSYENRTYSTRDVKIIKDLDENICGKNVLLVEDIIDSGNTLKKVRDILELRLPKSITICTLLDKPSRREVDVPINWIGYSIKNEFVVGYGIDYSQQYRHLPYIAHLVKLKK from the coding sequence ATGAAACCAATTATTAAAATAATGATAACAGAATTAAATATTAAAAATCGTATTAATGAAATGGCAAGTAGTATTGTGGAATATTATCGTGATAATACAAATGAATTATTATTAGTTGGTTTATTAAAAGGTTCATTTATTTTTATGGCTGATTTATGTAGAAAAATTAATATTCCTCATGAAGTAGATTTTATGATAGTTTCTAGTTATGAAAATCGTACTTATTCTACACGAGATGTAAAAATTATAAAAGATCTTGATGAAAATATTTGTGGGAAGAATGTTTTATTAGTAGAGGATATTATAGATTCAGGTAACACTTTAAAGAAAGTTCGTGATATTTTAGAATTAAGACTTCCGAAATCTATTACTATTTGTACTTTATTAGATAAACCATCAAGAAGAGAAGTTGATGTTCCTATTAATTGGATTGGCTATTCTATTAAAAATGAATTTGTCGTAGGTTACGGTATTGATTATTCACAACAATATCGTCATTTACCTTATATTGCACATCTTGTTAAGTTAAAAAAATAA
- a CDS encoding S9 family peptidase, giving the protein MFPIAKKKPKKFVLNNDIRIDNYFWLRDESRKKYEVLDHLNKENLYTEKVLKSGNLLKKNIFKELINRIHKSKKTVPYRYNGYLYRVIYNNNNEYPIFQRKLISKNKENWNILVNGNQRAKGKKFYYLSNIAISEDNKTLAIAEDFKGRCQYEISFKNLSNKKWNNRIIKNVSSNIIWMNNNVFLYIRNHSVTLRPYQLFYYQYGQNEIKDIKIYEELDDTFSLNIQNSASKKYVFLECNSTETNEYRIIDFNNTKNIKIFLKRKIGHKYKLDHLNDLFYIRSNCESKNFDIYTSKNIGFFWKKIYSPKEEVYLENFLLFNFWLVIEERFYGLLKISYINLKTKQKNTISFNESLYMTWCTDNFESNSPYLRYVYSSFTTPITIMQVNMSTHQSKILKKEKIKDYNEKEYNSLRLWIKSRDGIKIPVSILYRMNLFKKYDNPILFYAYGAYGISIDPIFNSSRLVLLDRGFIYAFVHVRGGGDLGDNWYQQGKLRNKKNTFNDFIDATQEILNLGYGNKKEVYALGGSAGGLLMGVISNEKPNLYKGIISLVPFVDVLTTMLDPSIPLTTGEYDEWGNPKKDKDIYFLLKSYSPYDNVKKQRYPHMLVTTSLYDSQVQYWEPVKWVAKLREMKVGNTVLLLKINMNSGHYGECGRFNQLMELAFQYTFILMLLDFHKYFLNFDLS; this is encoded by the coding sequence GTGTTTCCTATAGCAAAAAAAAAACCAAAAAAATTTGTATTAAATAATGATATTAGAATTGATAATTATTTTTGGCTTCGTGATGAAAGTAGAAAAAAATATGAAGTTCTAGATCATTTAAATAAAGAAAATCTTTATACAGAAAAAGTTTTAAAAAGTGGTAATTTATTAAAAAAAAATATTTTTAAAGAATTAATTAATCGTATTCATAAAAGTAAAAAAACAGTACCATATAGATATAATGGTTATTTATATCGTGTTATTTATAACAATAATAATGAATATCCAATTTTCCAACGTAAATTAATTAGTAAAAATAAAGAGAATTGGAATATTTTAGTTAATGGTAATCAAAGAGCTAAAGGAAAAAAATTTTATTATTTATCTAATATTGCAATTTCTGAAGATAATAAAACTTTAGCTATCGCAGAAGATTTTAAAGGAAGATGTCAGTATGAAATTTCTTTTAAAAATTTAAGTAATAAAAAATGGAATAATAGAATTATTAAAAATGTTTCTTCTAATATTATTTGGATGAATAACAATGTATTTCTATACATTAGAAATCATTCAGTAACATTAAGACCATATCAATTATTTTATTATCAATATGGACAAAATGAAATAAAAGATATAAAAATTTATGAAGAATTAGATGATACGTTTTCGTTAAATATTCAAAATAGTGCTTCAAAAAAATATGTTTTTCTAGAATGTAATAGTACAGAAACAAATGAATATCGAATAATTGATTTTAATAATACAAAAAATATAAAAATTTTTTTAAAAAGAAAAATAGGACATAAATATAAACTAGATCATTTAAATGATTTATTTTATATACGATCTAATTGTGAATCTAAAAATTTTGATATTTATACATCTAAAAATATTGGATTTTTTTGGAAAAAAATTTATTCACCAAAAGAAGAAGTTTATTTAGAAAATTTTTTATTATTTAATTTTTGGTTAGTTATTGAAGAAAGATTTTATGGTTTATTAAAAATCAGTTATATTAATTTAAAAACTAAACAAAAAAATACTATTTCTTTTAATGAATCTTTATATATGACTTGGTGTACTGATAATTTTGAATCAAATTCACCTTATTTAAGATACGTATATTCATCATTTACTACTCCCATTACTATTATGCAAGTAAATATGTCTACTCATCAATCCAAAATTTTAAAAAAAGAAAAAATAAAAGATTATAATGAAAAAGAATATAACAGTTTAAGATTATGGATAAAATCACGTGATGGAATAAAAATTCCAGTATCTATACTTTATCGTATGAATTTATTTAAAAAATATGATAATCCTATTCTTTTTTATGCTTATGGTGCTTATGGTATTAGTATAGATCCTATATTTAATTCTTCTCGATTAGTTTTATTAGATCGAGGTTTTATATATGCTTTTGTTCATGTTAGAGGAGGAGGAGATTTAGGAGATAATTGGTATCAACAAGGAAAATTAAGAAATAAAAAAAATACTTTTAATGATTTTATTGATGCAACTCAAGAAATATTAAATTTAGGTTATGGGAATAAAAAAGAAGTGTATGCACTTGGAGGTAGTGCAGGTGGTTTATTGATGGGAGTCATTTCTAATGAAAAACCAAATTTATATAAAGGTATTATATCTTTAGTTCCTTTTGTAGATGTTTTAACTACTATGTTAGATCCTTCTATTCCTTTAACTACAGGAGAATATGATGAATGGGGAAATCCAAAAAAAGATAAGGATATTTATTTTTTATTAAAGTCTTATAGTCCTTACGATAATGTTAAAAAACAACGTTACCCTCATATGTTAGTTACGACTAGTCTATATGATTCTCAAGTACAATATTGGGAACCTGTAAAATGGGTTGCAAAATTAAGAGAAATGAAAGTAGGTAATACGGTTTTATTGCTAAAGATTAATATGAATTCTGGTCATTATGGAGAATGTGGTCGCTTTAATCAATTAATGGAGCTTGCATTTCAATATACTTTTATATTAATGTTATTAGATTTTCATAAATATTTTTTGAATTTTGATTTATCATAA
- the cspE gene encoding transcription antiterminator/RNA stability regulator CspE, protein MLKVKGNVKWFNEAKGFGFITPEDGTKDVFVHFTAIQSEGFKTLSEGQKVEFEISEGAKGPSAMNVVVI, encoded by the coding sequence ATGTTAAAAGTTAAAGGTAATGTTAAATGGTTTAATGAGGCAAAAGGATTTGGATTTATTACACCAGAAGATGGAACGAAAGATGTTTTTGTTCATTTTACAGCTATTCAATCTGAAGGATTTAAGACTTTGTCTGAAGGACAAAAAGTTGAATTTGAAATTTCTGAAGGTGCGAAAGGACCATCAGCAATGAATGTAGTTGTAATTTAA
- the lipA gene encoding lipoyl synthase: MNKKNKNHASLLNNDYSSKKKFSIPITTLTSKKIKKLKKPTWIKIKLPSNHKRIQKIKRIIKKNNLNSICEEASCPNIAECFNKGTATFMILGSICTRKCPFCNVNHGRPKLPDQNEPKKLAQAIKKMKLNYVVITSVDRDDLRDGGAKQFSYSINAIREENKNIKIEILVPDFRGCTKLALKILKNSPPDVFNHNIENVPRIYKIVRPGANYKKSLLLLKNFKKMNPNIPTKSGLMLGLGETDEEILEVMSDLRHHGVNMLTLGQYLQPSLNHLPVLRYITMEKFSFFKEKAKKMGFINVASGPLVRSSYHADLQAKNLK; this comes from the coding sequence ATGAATAAAAAAAATAAAAATCATGCTTCATTACTAAATAATGACTATTCTTCTAAAAAAAAATTTTCGATTCCTATTACAACATTAACATCTAAAAAAATAAAAAAATTAAAAAAACCTACATGGATTAAAATTAAATTGCCTTCTAATCACAAACGAATTCAAAAAATAAAAAGAATAATAAAAAAAAACAATCTAAATTCTATATGTGAAGAAGCATCTTGTCCTAACATTGCAGAATGTTTCAATAAAGGAACAGCAACATTTATGATTTTAGGATCAATTTGTACAAGGAAATGTCCATTTTGTAATGTTAATCATGGCAGACCAAAACTACCTGATCAAAACGAACCTAAAAAACTAGCACAAGCTATTAAAAAAATGAAATTAAATTATGTTGTTATTACATCAGTTGACAGAGATGATCTTCGAGATGGAGGAGCAAAACAGTTTTCGTATTCTATAAATGCAATTCGAGAAGAAAATAAAAATATAAAAATAGAAATTCTTGTTCCAGATTTTAGAGGATGTACAAAATTAGCACTAAAAATACTAAAAAATTCTCCACCGGATGTCTTTAACCATAATATTGAAAATGTACCTAGAATATATAAAATCGTTCGACCTGGAGCTAATTATAAAAAATCACTGCTCTTGTTAAAAAATTTTAAAAAAATGAATCCTAATATACCAACCAAATCTGGATTAATGTTAGGACTAGGAGAAACCGATGAAGAAATTTTAGAAGTAATGTCTGATTTAAGACATCATGGAGTAAATATGTTAACACTAGGGCAATATTTACAACCTAGTTTAAATCATTTACCAGTTTTGCGTTATATTACTATGGAAAAATTTTCTTTTTTTAAAGAAAAAGCAAAAAAAATGGGTTTTATTAATGTTGCTTCTGGTCCTTTAGTAAGATCTTCATATCATGCAGATTTACAAGCAAAAAATTTAAAATAA
- the lipB gene encoding lipoyl(octanoyl) transferase LipB: MYNQHHSQKEIILKNLGIQNYQHVLNAMHQFNLKRTKKTKDEIWLLEHFPVFTQGRNGKNENILFKSPKIPIIQSDRGGQITFHAPGQKIMYIMIDIKRNNINIRKLINSLETTVIYTLLKFNIHAYSKMHAPGVYIKNKKICSIGLKIQNGYSLHGLAFNIKMDLKPFDYINPCGFKKMKMTQLSEFTNNFSIKKIDSLLIKKFCQLLNFKVLNNNT; encoded by the coding sequence ATGTATAATCAACATCATTCTCAAAAAGAAATAATACTAAAAAATTTAGGAATACAAAATTATCAACATGTATTAAATGCAATGCATCAATTTAATCTAAAAAGAACGAAAAAAACAAAAGATGAGATATGGTTACTCGAACATTTTCCAGTTTTTACTCAAGGGAGAAATGGAAAAAATGAAAATATTTTATTTAAATCTCCTAAAATACCCATTATTCAATCTGATAGAGGAGGACAAATAACATTTCATGCACCTGGACAAAAAATAATGTATATTATGATAGATATAAAAAGAAATAATATCAATATTAGAAAATTAATTAATTCTTTAGAAACGACAGTAATCTATACATTACTTAAATTTAATATACATGCTTATTCTAAAATGCATGCACCAGGTGTCTATATAAAGAATAAAAAAATATGTTCTATTGGATTAAAAATTCAAAATGGATATTCATTACATGGATTAGCATTTAACATTAAAATGGATCTTAAACCATTTGATTATATTAATCCTTGTGGATTTAAAAAAATGAAAATGACTCAACTAAGCGAATTTACTAATAACTTTAGTATAAAAAAAATAGATTCTCTTTTAATAAAAAAGTTTTGCCAATTACTAAATTTTAAAGTATTAAATAATAATACTTAA
- the dut gene encoding dUTP diphosphatase: MKKNINVKILDKKIGDTITFPHYGTEGSAGLDLRACLKNPVELKPNKKKLVSTGLAIHIADKNLAGLILPRSGLSHHYGIFLGNTIGLIDSDYQGELIISLFNQSKKIFFIQPNERIAQIIFISIIHPKFNFVKNFLIHTKRNTQGFGHTGKI, from the coding sequence ATGAAAAAAAATATAAATGTAAAAATTCTCGATAAAAAAATAGGAGATACTATTACTTTTCCACATTATGGAACAGAAGGATCTGCTGGATTAGATTTAAGAGCATGTCTAAAAAATCCTGTTGAATTAAAACCAAATAAAAAAAAGTTAGTTTCAACTGGATTAGCCATACATATTGCAGATAAAAACTTAGCTGGATTAATTCTACCACGTTCAGGATTAAGTCATCATTATGGTATTTTTCTTGGAAATACCATTGGATTGATAGATTCTGACTATCAGGGAGAATTAATAATTTCGCTTTTTAATCAAAGCAAAAAAATATTTTTTATTCAACCCAATGAAAGAATTGCACAAATAATTTTTATATCTATTATTCATCCAAAATTTAACTTCGTTAAAAACTTTCTTATTCATACTAAAAGAAATACTCAAGGATTTGGACATACAGGAAAAATTTAA
- the coaBC gene encoding bifunctional phosphopantothenoylcysteine decarboxylase/phosphopantothenate--cysteine ligase CoaBC yields MKKIAGKHILIGISGSIAAYKVPEIIRKLKKKGAIIRVVMTHSAYSFITPLTAEVISGHPIEKNNFISGSNININHIKLGKWADLILIIPATANLIARLSIGMANDLLTEICLVSKSRIAVVPAMNKIMYQSKFTQKNIKILKKRNFLIWGPEVGKQICNDFGLGKMLDAKKIIKLIELFFKKKKDMQNISITITAGPTYELLDPMRLITNYSSGKMGFSIAQAASERGAQVTLISGPVYLKTPKNVKRINVINALEMYKKVHQIIQKQNIFIGCAAVADYRPTKFSKQKIKTNNKIVHLKLIKNPDIIASVGKLNKNRPYVVGFSAETHNLIQCSHEKRIKKKLDLICANRITLSKDKSNIKNNSLNLLWKNKKIYLPFNNKLKLSHQLLDEIIQDYEKKYKCKNSR; encoded by the coding sequence ATGAAAAAAATAGCAGGTAAACATATTCTAATTGGAATTAGTGGTAGCATAGCAGCATATAAAGTACCAGAAATCATTAGAAAATTAAAAAAAAAAGGTGCTATCATACGTGTTGTTATGACACATTCTGCTTATTCTTTTATAACACCACTTACTGCAGAGGTAATCTCTGGACATCCAATAGAAAAAAACAATTTTATTTCAGGTTCAAATATTAATATAAATCACATTAAGTTAGGAAAATGGGCAGATTTAATTTTAATAATACCAGCAACTGCAAATTTAATTGCTCGTTTATCCATAGGAATGGCTAACGATTTATTAACAGAAATTTGTTTAGTTTCTAAATCTAGAATTGCTGTTGTACCGGCTATGAACAAAATAATGTATCAATCAAAATTTACGCAAAAAAATATAAAAATTCTTAAAAAAAGAAATTTTTTAATTTGGGGACCAGAAGTAGGAAAACAGATTTGTAATGATTTCGGATTAGGAAAGATGTTAGATGCAAAAAAAATTATTAAATTAATAGAGTTATTTTTTAAAAAAAAAAAAGATATGCAAAATATTTCTATTACAATTACTGCTGGACCAACATATGAGTTATTAGATCCAATGCGTCTTATAACTAATTATAGTTCTGGAAAAATGGGTTTTTCAATTGCACAAGCTGCTTCTGAAAGAGGTGCACAAGTTACTTTGATATCTGGACCAGTCTATTTAAAAACACCAAAAAACGTTAAAAGAATTAATGTAATTAATGCTTTAGAAATGTATAAAAAAGTACATCAAATTATCCAAAAACAAAATATTTTTATTGGATGTGCAGCAGTAGCAGACTATAGACCAACAAAATTTAGTAAACAAAAAATAAAAACTAACAATAAAATTGTTCATTTAAAATTAATTAAAAATCCTGATATTATTGCAAGTGTTGGAAAATTAAATAAAAATCGTCCATACGTTGTAGGGTTTTCAGCTGAAACCCATAATTTAATACAATGCTCTCATGAAAAAAGAATTAAAAAAAAATTAGACTTAATCTGTGCAAATCGCATAACTCTATCAAAAGATAAATCAAATATAAAAAATAACTCGCTAAATTTATTGTGGAAAAATAAAAAGATTTATTTACCATTTAATAATAAATTAAAACTTAGTCATCAACTATTAGATGAAATAATACAAGACTATGAAAAAAAATATAAATGTAAAAATTCTCGATAA
- the pnuC gene encoding nicotinamide riboside transporter PnuC, whose protein sequence is MMSFFDIKNIFFQISFIERTYFFSYIEFFGTIFGFLCIWFASRAKRINYVFGIINVLLFSIIFIQIELYASFFLQIFFLITNIYGWFIWKKKDYLNKHLKISHIGLFNLIKLISISLILVCFLMLNIDVILHYFFLFFLKINNLFHLNIFLKKVEMNYFLFLDSIITVLSMLAMILMIKKYVENWLLWIIINLLSIFIFYLKEVYFILIEYIFLLIISIYGFLNWRKKLKY, encoded by the coding sequence ATGATGAGTTTTTTTGATATAAAAAATATTTTTTTTCAAATTTCTTTTATAGAAAGAACATATTTTTTTTCTTATATAGAATTTTTTGGTACTATTTTTGGATTTTTATGTATTTGGTTTGCGAGTAGAGCAAAGAGAATTAATTATGTTTTTGGTATTATTAACGTATTATTATTTAGTATAATTTTCATTCAAATTGAGTTATATGCTAGTTTTTTTTTACAAATATTTTTTTTAATTACTAACATTTATGGTTGGTTTATATGGAAAAAAAAAGATTATTTAAATAAACATTTAAAAATTAGTCATATTGGATTATTTAATCTCATAAAATTAATATCAATTTCTTTAATATTAGTATGTTTTTTAATGTTAAATATTGATGTAATTTTGCATTATTTCTTTTTATTTTTTTTAAAAATAAATAATTTATTTCATTTAAATATTTTTTTGAAAAAAGTTGAGATGAATTATTTTTTGTTTTTAGATTCAATTATTACTGTATTGTCAATGCTTGCTATGATTTTAATGATAAAAAAATACGTAGAAAATTGGTTATTATGGATTATTATTAATTTATTGAGTATTTTTATTTTTTATTTAAAGGAAGTTTATTTCATTCTAATAGAATATATATTTTTATTAATAATATCAATTTATGGTTTTTTAAATTGGAGAAAAAAATTAAAATATTAA